In Streptomyces canus, one DNA window encodes the following:
- the rpsG gene encoding 30S ribosomal protein S7: MPRKGPAPKRPVIIDPVYGSPLVTSLINKVLLNGKRSTAERIVYGAMEGLREKTSNDPVITLKRALENIKPTLEVKSRRVGGATYQVPIEVKPGRANTLALRWLVGYSRARREKTMTERLLNELLDASNGLGAAVKKREDTHKMAESNKAFAHYRW, translated from the coding sequence ATGCCTCGTAAGGGCCCCGCCCCGAAGCGCCCGGTCATCATCGACCCGGTCTACGGTTCTCCTCTGGTGACCTCCCTCATCAACAAGGTGCTGCTGAACGGCAAGCGCTCCACCGCCGAGCGCATCGTGTACGGCGCCATGGAGGGCCTGCGCGAGAAGACCAGCAACGACCCGGTCATCACGCTGAAGCGCGCGCTGGAGAACATCAAGCCGACCCTCGAGGTCAAGTCCCGCCGTGTCGGTGGCGCGACCTACCAGGTCCCGATCGAGGTCAAGCCGGGCCGTGCGAACACGCTCGCCCTGCGCTGGCTGGTCGGTTACTCCCGCGCCCGTCGCGAGAAGACCATGACCGAGCGTCTGCTCAACGAGCTTCTCGACGCTTCGAACGGCCTCGGTGCGGCCGTCAAGAAGCGCGAGGACACCCACAAGATGGCCGAGTCCAACAAGGCCTTCGCGCACTACCGCTGGTAG
- the rpsL gene encoding 30S ribosomal protein S12, whose product MPTIQQLVRKGRQDKVEKNKTPALEGSPQRRGVCTRVFTTTPKKPNSALRKVARVRLTSGIEVTAYIPGEGHNLQEHSIVLVRGGRVKDLPGVRYKIIRGSLDTQGVKNRKQARSRYGAKKEK is encoded by the coding sequence GTGCCTACGATCCAGCAGCTGGTCCGGAAGGGCCGGCAGGACAAGGTCGAGAAGAACAAGACGCCCGCACTCGAGGGTTCCCCTCAGCGTCGTGGCGTCTGCACGCGTGTGTTCACGACCACCCCGAAGAAGCCGAACTCGGCCCTGCGTAAGGTCGCGCGTGTGCGTCTGACCAGCGGGATCGAGGTCACTGCTTACATTCCGGGTGAGGGACACAACCTGCAGGAGCACTCCATCGTGCTCGTGCGTGGCGGTCGTGTGAAGGACCTGCCCGGTGTTCGTTACAAGATCATCCGCGGTTCGCTCGACACCCAGGGTGTCAAGAACCGCAAGCAGGCCCGCAGCCGCTACGGCGCCAAGAAGGAGAAGTAG
- a CDS encoding DUF1707 and DUF4190 domain-containing protein, translating into MLASHADRERAVDVLRAGYGEGRLEKGEFDKRVERAYGARTVGELALLVSDLPLGPMPQPAPVTAVPRTFLPAPRPRANGKAVGAAVCGLLCVPTLGFTAIPAVILGHAARAEIDRTGESGDGLALTGLVFGWLSIAAWSILMTLLIAVGLASG; encoded by the coding sequence ATGCTTGCCTCGCATGCCGACCGTGAGCGCGCCGTCGATGTGCTTCGGGCCGGCTACGGGGAGGGGCGGCTGGAGAAGGGCGAGTTCGACAAGCGGGTGGAGCGGGCCTACGGCGCCCGTACGGTCGGGGAGTTGGCGTTGCTCGTGTCCGATCTGCCGCTCGGGCCCATGCCCCAGCCGGCGCCCGTCACCGCCGTACCGCGGACCTTCCTGCCCGCCCCGCGGCCGCGGGCGAACGGGAAGGCGGTCGGAGCCGCGGTGTGCGGGCTGCTGTGTGTGCCGACCCTCGGGTTCACCGCGATTCCGGCGGTGATCCTCGGGCACGCGGCGCGCGCGGAGATCGACCGGACGGGAGAGAGCGGCGACGGGCTCGCGCTGACCGGGCTGGTGTTCGGCTGGCTGTCGATCGCCGCGTGGTCGATCCTGATGACGCTGCTGATCGCCGTGGGACTCGCCTCCGGGTGA